The following proteins are co-located in the Conyzicola lurida genome:
- the ribA gene encoding GTP cyclohydrolase II gives MSLADIPTALDALRAGRPIIVVDNESRENEGDVVLAAQFASQEWLAWLVRNSSGFICAPMTNEIADRLELPVMVPENEDPRGTNYTVSVDAADRLSTGISAADRAHTLRVLADIESVPSSLHRPGHILPLRAVEGGVRERDGHTEATIDLLKLAGLVPVGAISEIVAEDGEMMRLPGLIELGEREGVPVITIEALIAYLDETHHDEPVPVAVAIPETSRVLFEVETTVPTTHGAFRFRAYRDRMTGYDHLAIIAGEPENGALVRVHSECLTGEVFGSLKCECGPQLDAALEAIQAKGGIVIYMRGHEGRGIGLINKLKAYRLQEDGLDTLEANLALGFPADGRDYGAAVAILEDLGISEVRVITNNPDKLKQLGERGITVVEQVPLVVGVGSYNEGYLNAKRDRMGHILPSTAVLDEAVLAGKKGITI, from the coding sequence ATGAGCCTCGCCGACATCCCCACCGCGCTCGACGCTCTGCGCGCCGGCCGCCCCATCATCGTCGTCGACAACGAGAGCCGCGAGAACGAGGGCGACGTCGTGCTCGCCGCCCAGTTCGCCAGCCAGGAGTGGCTCGCCTGGCTCGTGCGCAACTCGTCGGGGTTCATCTGCGCTCCGATGACCAACGAGATCGCCGACCGCCTCGAGCTGCCAGTGATGGTGCCCGAGAACGAAGACCCGCGCGGCACGAACTACACGGTCTCGGTCGACGCGGCCGACCGCCTCAGCACCGGCATCAGCGCCGCCGACCGCGCCCACACCCTGCGGGTGCTCGCCGACATCGAGTCGGTACCGTCGAGCCTGCACCGGCCGGGCCACATCCTCCCGCTGCGCGCGGTCGAGGGCGGCGTACGCGAGCGCGACGGCCACACCGAGGCGACGATCGACCTGCTCAAGCTCGCCGGGCTCGTACCCGTCGGCGCGATCTCCGAGATCGTGGCCGAGGACGGCGAGATGATGCGCCTGCCCGGCCTGATCGAACTCGGCGAGCGCGAGGGGGTGCCGGTGATCACGATCGAAGCACTCATCGCGTACCTCGACGAGACGCACCACGACGAGCCCGTGCCCGTCGCCGTGGCCATCCCCGAGACGTCGCGCGTGCTGTTCGAGGTGGAGACCACCGTGCCCACGACGCACGGGGCGTTCCGCTTCCGCGCCTACCGCGACCGCATGACCGGCTACGACCACCTCGCGATCATCGCCGGCGAACCGGAGAACGGAGCGCTCGTGCGCGTGCACTCCGAGTGCCTCACCGGCGAGGTCTTCGGCTCGCTCAAGTGCGAGTGCGGCCCACAACTCGACGCGGCGCTCGAGGCGATCCAGGCCAAGGGCGGCATCGTCATCTACATGCGCGGCCACGAGGGACGCGGCATCGGCCTGATCAACAAGCTCAAGGCCTACCGCCTGCAGGAGGACGGCCTCGACACCCTCGAGGCGAACCTCGCGCTCGGCTTCCCGGCCGACGGTCGCGACTACGGCGCTGCCGTGGCGATCCTCGAAGACCTCGGCATTTCCGAGGTGCGGGTCATCACCAACAACCCCGACAAGCTCAAGCAGCTGGGCGAACGCGGTATCACCGTGGTCGAGCAGGTGCCGCTCGTCGTGGGCGTCGGCAGTTACAACGAGGGCTACCTCAACGCAAAGCGTGACCGGATGGGTCACATCCTCCCCAGTACAGCGGTTCTCGACGAGGCAGTCCTCGCGGGCAAGAAAGGCATCACGATATGA
- the ribH gene encoding 6,7-dimethyl-8-ribityllumazine synthase, giving the protein MSGDGSPEISTDGTGLKVTIVSGQWHTQIADGLLAGARRVLDASGAEVTVIRVPGSFELPVVTRAALDAGADAVVALGVIIRGGTPHFEYVSDAATSGLTQASLLTGKPVGFGLLTLDDEQQGIDRAGLENSKEDKGAEAAEAALATAAILRDIRA; this is encoded by the coding sequence ATGAGCGGCGACGGCTCCCCCGAGATCAGCACCGACGGAACCGGCCTCAAGGTCACGATCGTCTCCGGCCAGTGGCACACCCAGATCGCCGACGGCCTGCTCGCCGGCGCGCGCCGGGTGCTCGACGCCTCGGGCGCGGAGGTGACCGTGATCCGCGTGCCCGGCAGCTTCGAGCTGCCCGTCGTCACGCGTGCGGCGCTCGACGCGGGCGCCGACGCGGTGGTGGCCCTCGGCGTCATCATCCGTGGCGGTACCCCGCATTTCGAATACGTGTCGGATGCCGCGACCAGCGGCCTCACGCAGGCGTCGCTGTTGACCGGCAAGCCCGTGGGCTTCGGACTCCTCACCCTCGACGACGAGCAGCAGGGCATCGACCGTGCCGGGCTCGAGAACTCGAAGGAAGACAAGGGCGCCGAGGCAGCGGAGGCCGCGCTGGCGACGGCGGCGATCCTGCGCGACATCCGGGCCTGA
- a CDS encoding ABC transporter permease has product MTTTPSAPVFVAPATGSRLRALYAGNSRAVISRGFLATKSSNYWVVLSGFFEPVFYLLSMGLGLGALVGTVSTTTGQEVPYAAFIAPALLAVSAMNGAVYDSTWNVFFKMNYAKIYEGMLSTSLGPLDVALGEIFLALLRGALYAVGFMAVMQVLGLNLSWTALLALPAVLLIAFGFASFGMAVTSYMKTFQQMDWVNFVLLPMFLFSATFYPITVYPEPVQWVVQALPLWHGVELVRGLTTGALSVAMLGHVLYYVVMIAVGLIFTTKRLRALFLD; this is encoded by the coding sequence ATGACGACGACTCCCAGCGCGCCCGTCTTCGTCGCGCCCGCCACGGGCTCGCGGCTACGCGCGCTCTACGCCGGCAATTCACGCGCCGTCATCAGCCGCGGCTTTCTGGCGACGAAGAGTTCCAACTACTGGGTGGTGCTCAGCGGGTTCTTCGAGCCGGTCTTCTACCTGCTGTCGATGGGGCTCGGCCTCGGGGCCCTCGTCGGCACCGTCTCCACCACGACCGGGCAGGAGGTGCCGTACGCGGCGTTCATCGCGCCCGCCCTGCTCGCCGTCTCGGCGATGAACGGCGCCGTGTACGACTCGACCTGGAACGTCTTCTTCAAGATGAACTACGCGAAGATCTACGAGGGCATGCTGAGCACGTCGCTCGGCCCGCTCGACGTGGCGCTCGGCGAGATCTTCCTGGCGCTGCTGCGCGGGGCGCTCTACGCGGTGGGGTTTATGGCCGTCATGCAGGTGCTCGGGCTCAACCTGTCGTGGACCGCGCTGCTCGCCCTGCCGGCCGTGCTGCTCATCGCCTTCGGCTTCGCGAGCTTCGGCATGGCCGTGACCTCGTACATGAAGACGTTCCAGCAGATGGACTGGGTGAACTTCGTGCTGCTGCCGATGTTCCTGTTCTCGGCGACGTTCTACCCGATCACGGTGTACCCCGAGCCGGTGCAGTGGGTCGTGCAGGCGCTGCCGCTCTGGCACGGGGTCGAACTCGTGCGCGGTCTGACGACCGGGGCGCTCAGCGTCGCGATGCTCGGGCACGTGCTGTACTACGTGGTGATGATCGCCGTCGGCCTGATCTTCACGACGAAGCGCCTGCGAGCGCTGTTCCTCGACTGA
- a CDS encoding ABC transporter permease, whose protein sequence is MSTTSGSSLSRPTAPGANSRVSTSSIRPRRYGSWYVAEHRLVGMRAFAQTIVATSIGNPLVYLFALGVGLASLVDASIDSGAGAQVGYLTFVAPALLATAAVTVSAEEFTYPVLASFKWNPVFSSMRSAPVSSAQIANGTIIAVVIRMVVTCVIYFGVMVLFGAVPSILGAAGILTATLTGVAVGVLIMAYTSTVQEDKGQMAIIMRFIITPMFLFSGTFFPLAQLPLYLQWIGWISPLWHGTELGRVLAYGLEEPLWLTAVHVVYLVLITVAGWRVCQVIVTRRLDK, encoded by the coding sequence ATGAGTACCACCAGCGGGTCGAGCCTGTCGCGGCCCACAGCGCCGGGTGCGAACAGCAGGGTTTCGACAAGTTCGATCCGCCCCCGACGCTACGGCTCCTGGTACGTCGCCGAACACCGCCTGGTCGGCATGCGCGCCTTCGCGCAGACGATCGTCGCCACCAGCATCGGCAACCCGCTCGTCTACCTCTTCGCCCTCGGTGTCGGGCTCGCGAGTCTCGTCGACGCCAGCATCGACAGCGGCGCCGGCGCGCAGGTCGGCTACCTCACGTTCGTGGCGCCCGCCCTGCTGGCGACTGCCGCCGTCACCGTCTCGGCCGAGGAGTTCACCTACCCGGTGCTCGCGTCGTTCAAGTGGAACCCCGTCTTCTCGTCGATGCGCTCGGCACCGGTCTCCTCGGCGCAGATCGCCAACGGCACGATCATCGCCGTGGTCATCCGCATGGTCGTGACCTGTGTCATCTACTTCGGCGTCATGGTGCTCTTCGGGGCCGTGCCGTCGATACTCGGGGCCGCCGGCATCCTCACGGCAACTCTCACCGGCGTCGCCGTCGGGGTGCTCATCATGGCCTACACCTCGACCGTGCAGGAAGACAAAGGCCAGATGGCCATCATCATGCGCTTCATCATCACGCCGATGTTCCTGTTCTCCGGCACGTTCTTCCCGCTCGCCCAGCTGCCGCTCTACCTGCAGTGGATCGGCTGGATCTCGCCGCTCTGGCACGGCACCGAACTCGGGCGCGTGCTGGCCTACGGTCTGGAGGAGCCACTCTGGCTCACCGCCGTGCACGTCGTGTATCTCGTGCTGATCACGGTGGCGGGATGGCGCGTGTGCCAGGTCATCGTCACGAGGCGGCTCGACAAATGA
- a CDS encoding ATP-binding cassette domain-containing protein, translated as MPAPVITASSLTKTYKGVAAVDGISFEVAPGESFGLLGPNGAGKSTTMRMVGAVSTRTGGDLSILGLDPNQYGPEIRSQLGVVPQADNLDQELKVRENLLVYGRYFGIPRAVVAKRADELLEFAQLADRAKARVDDLSGGMKRRLTIARALVNDPKILLLDEPTTGLDPQARHILWDRLFRLKEQGTTLVLTTHYMDEAEQLCDRLVVVDKGTIMAEGSPADLIRAHSSREVLEVRFGSDRNAAAAEQLAGVGDRVEVLPDRILVYSADGEAVLAELLRRGLDPITSLVRRSSLEDVFLRLTGRTLVE; from the coding sequence GTGCCAGCGCCCGTCATCACAGCCTCCTCCCTGACCAAGACGTACAAGGGTGTCGCCGCCGTGGACGGAATCTCGTTCGAGGTCGCCCCCGGCGAATCGTTCGGGCTCCTCGGACCGAACGGCGCCGGCAAGTCGACGACGATGCGCATGGTCGGCGCCGTCTCCACCCGCACGGGCGGCGACCTGAGCATCCTCGGCCTCGACCCGAACCAGTACGGGCCCGAGATCCGTTCCCAGCTCGGCGTCGTGCCGCAGGCCGACAACCTCGACCAAGAGCTCAAGGTGCGCGAGAACCTGCTCGTCTACGGCCGCTACTTCGGTATTCCGCGCGCGGTCGTCGCGAAGCGCGCCGACGAGCTGCTCGAGTTCGCGCAGTTGGCCGACAGGGCGAAAGCGCGCGTCGACGATCTCTCCGGCGGCATGAAGCGCCGCCTCACCATCGCGCGGGCCCTCGTCAACGATCCCAAGATCCTGCTGCTCGACGAGCCGACCACGGGCCTCGACCCGCAGGCGCGGCACATCCTCTGGGACCGGCTGTTCCGGCTCAAGGAACAGGGCACGACCCTCGTGCTCACCACCCACTACATGGACGAGGCCGAGCAGCTCTGCGACCGCCTCGTCGTCGTCGACAAGGGAACGATCATGGCCGAGGGGTCGCCCGCCGACCTGATCCGCGCCCACTCCAGTCGCGAGGTGCTCGAGGTGCGATTCGGGTCCGACCGCAACGCGGCAGCGGCCGAGCAGCTCGCCGGGGTCGGCGACCGCGTCGAGGTGCTGCCCGACCGCATCCTCGTCTACAGTGCCGACGGCGAGGCCGTGCTGGCCGAACTGCTGCGCCGCGGTCTCGACCCGATCACCAGCCTCGTCCGCCGGTCGAGTCTCGAAGACGTCTTCCTGCGGCTCACCGGACGGACGTTGGTCGAATGA
- a CDS encoding TetR family transcriptional regulator, whose translation MTIGQPGMRERKKLRTRVTIEAAAVDLVLEHGFDGVTIEAIAERADVTPRTFFNHFADKADAVLGIAREQEIAPDIDVSTIVAHSPFGFAAAVVRAGIAQLDDSSVDIDNRRREVFARTPALLAREMEKIALIEESITRHVDSYLAESGVPAGPDRDDQALAITVTVTAAARLAFIRWSRQPTSAHDLVIFFDHAVDSITATLTLGKTE comes from the coding sequence ATGACGATCGGACAACCCGGAATGCGCGAGCGCAAGAAGCTGCGCACCCGCGTCACGATCGAGGCGGCCGCCGTCGACCTCGTGCTCGAGCACGGCTTCGACGGAGTCACCATCGAGGCCATCGCCGAGCGGGCCGACGTCACGCCGCGCACCTTCTTCAACCACTTTGCCGACAAGGCGGACGCGGTGCTCGGTATCGCCCGCGAGCAGGAGATCGCCCCCGACATCGACGTGTCGACGATCGTGGCACACTCCCCGTTCGGCTTCGCGGCCGCCGTGGTGCGCGCGGGCATCGCCCAGCTCGACGACTCGTCGGTCGACATCGACAACCGTCGCCGCGAGGTGTTCGCGCGCACCCCCGCGCTGCTCGCCCGCGAGATGGAGAAGATCGCCCTCATCGAGGAATCGATCACCCGCCACGTCGACTCCTATCTGGCCGAATCCGGCGTTCCCGCCGGCCCCGACCGGGACGACCAGGCCCTCGCCATCACGGTGACGGTGACCGCCGCCGCGCGGCTCGCGTTCATCCGCTGGAGTCGGCAACCGACATCCGCCCACGATCTCGTCATTTTCTTCGACCACGCGGTCGACTCCATCACCGCCACACTCACTCTCGGAAAGACGGAATGA
- a CDS encoding MDR family MFS transporter — protein MTTTAKVPATTPGASADKTRIIPIFIALMVAMLLSSLDQTILGTALPTIVGELDGVQHMLWVATAYILGATVVMPMYGKLGDLIGRKTLFLVALSIFIVGSIIGGFATNMELLIAGRAIQGLGGGGLMILSQAIIADVVPPRDRGKYGGFIGAVFAFSAVVGPLLGGLFTDSLTWRWAFWINIPLGIAAIATAAIFIRLPKRANRARPKIDYLGTALIAIATTSLVLVTSWGGTEYEWDSIVIIALIALTVVAAALFVWAETTAVEPIIPLTLFKDRNFTITTVAGLLTGVAMFGAIGYMPTFLQIANGINATESGLLLLPMLVGLLITAVGSGILMSKTGRYKWMPITGAALIGVALVLFSTLTATTSPFVTGVYLFVLGAGLGLTIQVLVLIVQNSVPHKVLGTATAANAFFREIGATVGSAVVGSVFSTRLVAELADTFGSGESAGANSLTPAAINALPTELHDLISTAYANALTPIYLFLVPLMVIAVVMLFFIKEIPLASTVPVMEGMEDDSDDEAVAVTATPTAAGTDEVEPPSKA, from the coding sequence ATGACCACCACAGCGAAAGTCCCGGCAACCACTCCGGGCGCCAGCGCCGACAAGACGCGCATCATCCCGATCTTCATAGCCCTCATGGTGGCGATGCTGCTCTCGTCGCTCGACCAGACGATCCTCGGCACCGCTCTGCCCACCATCGTGGGCGAGCTCGACGGCGTGCAGCACATGCTGTGGGTTGCCACGGCCTACATCCTCGGCGCCACCGTCGTGATGCCGATGTACGGAAAGCTCGGCGACCTCATCGGCCGCAAGACGCTGTTCCTGGTGGCGCTCTCAATCTTCATCGTCGGCTCGATCATCGGCGGTTTCGCCACCAACATGGAGCTGCTCATCGCCGGCCGTGCCATCCAGGGCCTCGGCGGCGGCGGGCTAATGATCCTCAGCCAGGCCATCATCGCCGACGTCGTGCCGCCGCGTGACCGTGGCAAGTACGGCGGGTTCATCGGCGCCGTCTTCGCTTTCTCCGCCGTCGTCGGCCCGCTGCTCGGCGGACTGTTCACCGACTCGCTGACCTGGCGCTGGGCGTTCTGGATCAACATCCCCCTCGGCATCGCCGCGATCGCCACCGCCGCGATCTTCATCCGCCTGCCGAAGCGCGCCAACCGCGCCCGGCCGAAGATCGACTACCTGGGCACCGCCCTCATCGCGATCGCCACCACGAGCCTCGTGCTCGTCACCTCCTGGGGCGGAACCGAGTACGAGTGGGACTCGATCGTCATCATCGCGCTCATCGCGCTGACCGTCGTCGCCGCCGCCCTGTTCGTCTGGGCCGAGACCACGGCCGTCGAGCCGATCATCCCGCTCACGCTGTTCAAGGACCGCAACTTCACCATCACCACCGTCGCGGGTCTACTCACCGGTGTCGCCATGTTCGGCGCGATCGGCTACATGCCCACGTTCCTGCAGATCGCCAACGGCATCAACGCCACCGAGTCGGGCCTGCTCCTGCTGCCCATGCTCGTCGGCCTGCTGATCACCGCGGTCGGCAGCGGAATCCTGATGTCGAAGACCGGCCGGTACAAGTGGATGCCGATCACCGGCGCCGCGCTCATCGGCGTCGCCCTCGTGCTGTTCTCCACCCTCACCGCGACCACCAGCCCGTTCGTCACCGGCGTCTACCTGTTCGTGCTCGGCGCCGGCCTCGGCCTCACCATCCAGGTGCTCGTGCTCATCGTGCAGAACTCGGTGCCCCACAAGGTGCTCGGTACGGCGACCGCCGCCAACGCCTTCTTCCGCGAGATCGGTGCGACCGTCGGTTCCGCCGTCGTCGGCAGCGTCTTCTCGACCCGCCTCGTGGCCGAGCTCGCCGACACGTTCGGTTCGGGCGAGAGCGCCGGCGCCAACTCGCTGACGCCCGCCGCGATCAACGCGCTGCCGACCGAGCTGCACGACCTGATCAGCACGGCCTACGCGAACGCGCTCACGCCGATCTACCTGTTCCTCGTGCCGCTGATGGTCATCGCGGTCGTCATGCTGTTCTTCATCAAGGAGATCCCGCTGGCCAGCACCGTCCCGGTGATGGAGGGCATGGAAGACGACAGCGACGACGAGGCCGTTGCTGTGACCGCGACCCCGACGGCCGCCGGCACGGACGAGGTCGAACCGCCGAGCAAGGCCTGA
- a CDS encoding DUF2071 domain-containing protein, with protein MTREPISPTAPALESRSVASQRWSHLVFLHWRADAADVAPLLPAGLTPDVFDGSAWVGLIPFVLDRATVFGSPPVPYFGDFVEVNVRLYAVDARGRRGVVFVSLEASRLAAVLAARAIFALPYVWSRTTLERDGDTFDYRSRRHGAPDAASRIVATAGDVPVLDDPLADFLTARWALFTRVRGRTLYLRNHHAPWPLFEARLDSLDDTLLAKAGFPSLAGRAPDSVLYSPGVTTRFGR; from the coding sequence GTGACCCGCGAACCGATCTCTCCGACCGCTCCGGCGCTCGAGAGCAGGTCGGTGGCCAGCCAGCGCTGGTCGCACCTGGTCTTCCTGCACTGGCGGGCGGATGCCGCCGACGTCGCGCCCCTGCTGCCGGCCGGCCTCACCCCCGACGTCTTCGACGGGTCGGCATGGGTGGGGCTGATCCCGTTCGTGCTCGACCGCGCGACCGTGTTCGGCAGCCCGCCGGTGCCGTACTTCGGCGACTTCGTCGAGGTCAACGTGCGGCTCTACGCGGTCGACGCGCGGGGGCGCCGCGGCGTGGTCTTCGTCTCGCTCGAGGCATCGCGGCTGGCCGCGGTGCTCGCCGCGCGGGCGATCTTCGCCCTGCCCTACGTCTGGTCGCGCACGACGCTCGAGCGCGACGGCGACACCTTCGACTACCGGTCGAGAAGACACGGTGCCCCGGATGCCGCGTCCCGCATCGTCGCGACGGCGGGTGACGTCCCCGTGCTGGACGACCCGCTCGCCGACTTCCTCACCGCACGCTGGGCGTTGTTCACCCGGGTGCGCGGCCGCACGCTCTACCTGCGAAACCACCACGCGCCGTGGCCGCTGTTCGAGGCACGGCTCGACTCGCTCGACGACACCCTGCTCGCCAAAGCGGGGTTCCCGTCGCTCGCCGGCCGCGCGCCCGACTCGGTGCTCTACTCCCCCGGGGTCACGACGCGCTTCGGGCGTTAG
- a CDS encoding NADPH:quinone reductase, protein MRAIAYDETGASSVLTLRDVPVVAPAAGEVRVRIAVSGVNPTDWKARAAAPQRFEKPKTPNQDGAGLVDAVGDDVTGLSVGDRVWVWDAAFERDQGTAQEFAIVPAAQVVPLPDDASFDLGASLGIPALTAHRALTANENGPSRLAPGALDGTVVLVTGGAGAVGHAAIQLARWAGATVITTVSGDEKAELARRAGAHHVVNYRTTDVAAAVRAVSERGVDTIVDVNVLANLATDLDVVAFGGTIAIYASDFDSTEPLPVPIGPSMRKNVRFQFVLTYTVTDAQKRDAVAAVSAAVADGALPVGEEHGLPITRFALEETGAAHDAVENGAVGKVLVDVASV, encoded by the coding sequence ATGAGAGCTATCGCCTACGACGAGACCGGAGCATCCTCGGTGCTCACCCTGCGCGACGTGCCGGTGGTCGCACCGGCTGCCGGCGAGGTGCGCGTGCGCATCGCCGTCTCCGGCGTGAACCCCACCGACTGGAAGGCGCGGGCCGCGGCCCCGCAGCGTTTCGAGAAGCCTAAGACCCCGAATCAGGATGGCGCGGGCCTGGTCGATGCCGTCGGCGACGACGTGACGGGCCTGAGCGTGGGCGACCGCGTCTGGGTGTGGGACGCCGCCTTCGAGCGCGACCAGGGCACGGCGCAGGAGTTCGCGATCGTGCCGGCCGCGCAGGTCGTGCCGCTGCCCGACGACGCGTCGTTCGATCTCGGCGCCTCGCTCGGCATCCCCGCACTCACCGCTCACCGCGCGCTCACCGCGAACGAGAACGGGCCGTCGCGCCTCGCGCCGGGTGCTCTCGACGGCACGGTCGTGCTCGTGACCGGCGGCGCGGGCGCGGTCGGCCACGCGGCGATCCAGCTCGCGCGCTGGGCCGGCGCCACCGTGATCACCACCGTCAGCGGCGACGAGAAGGCCGAACTCGCCCGCCGTGCCGGGGCGCACCACGTGGTGAACTACAGAACCACGGATGTCGCGGCCGCCGTGCGCGCCGTCTCCGAGCGCGGCGTCGACACGATCGTCGACGTCAACGTGCTCGCGAACCTGGCGACCGACCTCGACGTGGTCGCGTTCGGCGGCACCATCGCGATCTACGCCTCTGACTTCGACTCCACGGAGCCGCTTCCCGTGCCGATCGGCCCGAGCATGCGCAAGAACGTGCGCTTCCAGTTCGTGCTGACCTACACGGTCACCGACGCGCAGAAGCGCGACGCGGTCGCGGCGGTCTCCGCGGCCGTCGCCGACGGTGCGCTGCCCGTGGGCGAGGAACACGGACTGCCGATCACCCGGTTCGCGCTGGAAGAGACGGGCGCCGCGCACGACGCGGTCGAGAACGGGGCCGTCGGCAAGGTGCTGGTCGACGTCGCGAGCGTCTAA
- a CDS encoding ABC transporter ATP-binding protein: MSSTTSARPGRGSRGGRAAKDDGPRAKFSQLLPYLLEHKKVLGVVIVLSLLAAGASLAQPLLVQEVVKKVQEGDALGNLVWVLVALVVLSALLNGFQHYLLQRTGTSVVLSARRQLVQRILRLPISEFDTRRTGDLVSRVGSDTTLLYAVITQGLVDALGGAVLFVGALIAMLIIDPVLLGLTVAVIAVSIVTVVLLSGRIRVVSRKQQEKVGDLAASVERAISAIRTVRASNATEREIVKIEEDAKGAWAMGIQVAKISALVVPIAGIALQVSLLVVLGVGGFRVASGAIEIASLVAFILFLFMMIMPLGQAFGALNSVNQALGALGRIQEIIALPNENTFDPTLADAAAPDIATDAAITFENVEFSYPEGAKKDEIAKAVAEVVSTSPVALPAEPHDLTVLHGVSFSAERGKRTALVGPSGAGKSTILALIERFYDPSAGAVRLGGIDVRAIDRETLRSQIGYVEQDAPVLAGTIRENLLLGAPEATDEQCIEVLRSVNLMEVLERNELGLGAAVGEDGVMLSGGERQRLAIARTLLAAPPILLLDESTSSLDGLNEQMLREAIDAVAENRTLIVIAHRLSTVVDSDQIVVLDHGRVVGVGTHSELVVSTPLYKELAKHQLLV; this comes from the coding sequence ATGAGTTCCACTACCTCAGCGCGCCCCGGGCGCGGCAGCCGCGGCGGCCGCGCCGCGAAAGACGACGGCCCCCGCGCCAAGTTCAGCCAGCTGCTGCCCTACCTGCTCGAGCACAAGAAGGTGCTCGGCGTCGTCATCGTGCTCAGCCTGCTCGCGGCCGGCGCGTCCCTCGCGCAGCCGCTGCTGGTGCAGGAGGTCGTCAAGAAGGTGCAGGAGGGCGACGCGCTCGGCAACCTCGTCTGGGTTCTCGTCGCGCTCGTCGTGCTGTCGGCGCTGCTCAACGGTTTCCAGCACTACCTGCTGCAGCGCACGGGCACCAGCGTCGTGCTCTCCGCCCGCCGCCAGCTCGTGCAGCGCATCCTCCGTCTGCCGATCAGCGAGTTCGACACGCGCCGCACCGGCGACCTCGTCTCCCGTGTCGGCAGCGACACCACGCTGCTCTACGCCGTGATCACGCAGGGCCTCGTGGACGCGCTCGGCGGAGCGGTGCTGTTCGTCGGAGCGTTGATCGCCATGCTGATCATCGACCCCGTGCTCCTCGGCCTCACCGTCGCCGTCATCGCCGTGTCGATCGTCACGGTCGTGCTGCTCTCCGGCCGCATCCGCGTGGTCAGCCGCAAGCAGCAGGAGAAGGTCGGCGACCTCGCCGCCTCCGTCGAACGTGCCATCAGCGCCATCCGCACCGTCCGTGCCTCCAACGCCACCGAGCGGGAGATCGTCAAGATCGAAGAGGACGCGAAGGGTGCGTGGGCGATGGGGATCCAGGTCGCCAAGATCTCCGCCCTCGTGGTGCCGATCGCGGGCATCGCGCTGCAGGTCTCGCTGCTCGTCGTGCTCGGCGTCGGCGGTTTCCGGGTGGCGAGCGGGGCGATCGAGATCGCGAGCCTCGTCGCCTTCATCCTCTTCTTGTTCATGATGATCATGCCGCTCGGCCAGGCCTTCGGCGCCCTGAACTCGGTCAACCAGGCGCTCGGCGCCCTCGGCCGCATCCAGGAGATCATCGCCCTGCCGAACGAGAACACGTTCGACCCGACGCTGGCGGATGCCGCGGCGCCCGACATCGCGACCGACGCCGCCATCACGTTCGAGAACGTGGAATTCTCCTACCCCGAGGGCGCGAAGAAGGACGAGATCGCCAAGGCCGTCGCGGAGGTCGTCTCGACGTCGCCCGTCGCGTTGCCCGCCGAGCCGCACGACCTCACCGTGCTGCACGGCGTCTCGTTCTCGGCGGAACGCGGCAAGCGCACGGCGCTCGTGGGCCCGTCGGGTGCGGGAAAGAGCACGATCCTCGCCCTGATCGAGCGCTTCTACGACCCGTCGGCCGGGGCCGTGCGCCTCGGCGGCATCGACGTGCGCGCCATCGACCGCGAGACGCTGCGGTCGCAGATCGGATACGTGGAACAGGACGCCCCGGTGCTCGCCGGAACGATCCGCGAGAACCTGCTGCTCGGCGCTCCCGAGGCCACCGACGAGCAGTGCATCGAGGTGCTGCGCTCGGTCAACCTCATGGAGGTGCTGGAGCGCAACGAACTCGGGCTCGGCGCCGCGGTCGGCGAAGACGGCGTGATGCTCTCGGGCGGCGAACGCCAGCGCCTGGCGATCGCGCGCACGCTTCTCGCCGCTCCCCCGATCCTGCTGCTCGACGAGTCGACGTCGTCGCTCGACGGGCTCAACGAGCAGATGCTGCGCGAGGCGATCGACGCGGTCGCCGAGAACCGCACGCTCATCGTGATCGCGCACCGCCTGTCGACCGTGGTCGACTCCGACCAGATCGTGGTGCTCGACCACGGACGCGTCGTCGGAGTGGGCACGCACTCCGAACTCGTCGTCTCGACGCCGCTCTACAAGGAGCTCGCGAAGCACCAGTTGCTGGTGTGA